One Methanolobus sp. WCC4 DNA segment encodes these proteins:
- a CDS encoding beta-ribofuranosylaminobenzene 5'-phosphate synthase — protein sequence MITIKSPSRLHLTLIDMNAKLGRVDGGAGISLDSPHVVISAERSDAIEVVGDSFLSERMINAAKQILPEGEGITLKIEEDMLAHVGFGSGTQAALSAAAAVNELYDLGMSVRELAIAVGRGGTSGIGVASFEMGGFIVDGGHRFSDKGSFSPSSASRADPAPVLFRHDFPDWDIVLALPETQGAHDAKEVDIFQKECPIPLNEVQELSHIILMKMMPAIMEQDIGAFGYCINHIQNIGFKKCEVALQHQAVRDVMTLMQDNGAYGAGMSSFGPAVYGIVDSHEDAAYLQEDVQELLDRTIGGRVLVTKANNTGAEIRRV from the coding sequence ATGATCACTATTAAGTCCCCATCAAGGCTCCATCTGACCCTTATCGATATGAATGCCAAACTTGGCAGGGTGGATGGAGGAGCAGGTATCTCTCTGGATTCCCCTCATGTTGTGATATCAGCAGAGAGGTCAGATGCCATTGAGGTGGTGGGTGACTCGTTCCTTTCAGAGAGGATGATCAATGCTGCGAAACAGATCCTTCCCGAAGGTGAAGGCATCACTCTTAAGATCGAAGAGGATATGCTGGCACATGTTGGTTTTGGCTCCGGCACACAGGCAGCGTTATCGGCTGCTGCTGCTGTGAACGAACTGTACGACCTTGGCATGAGCGTAAGGGAGCTTGCCATTGCCGTTGGACGCGGGGGTACTTCAGGGATTGGCGTAGCATCATTTGAGATGGGCGGTTTTATCGTTGATGGTGGTCACAGGTTCAGTGATAAGGGTTCATTCTCGCCTTCATCTGCAAGCAGGGCAGACCCTGCTCCGGTTCTTTTCAGACATGATTTCCCTGACTGGGATATAGTACTTGCATTACCTGAAACCCAGGGTGCACACGATGCAAAAGAGGTGGATATATTCCAGAAGGAGTGCCCTATTCCCCTGAACGAGGTTCAGGAACTCTCACATATCATTCTTATGAAAATGATGCCTGCCATAATGGAGCAGGACATCGGAGCTTTTGGATACTGTATCAATCACATACAGAACATCGGTTTCAAGAAATGTGAGGTGGCCCTTCAGCATCAGGCTGTGAGGGATGTTATGACACTGATGCAGGATAACGGTGCATATGGTGCCGGTATGAGCTCATTCGGACCGGCAGTGTATGGTATTGTCGACAGCCATGAGGATGCTGCTTATCTGCAGGAAGATGTACAGGAACTCCTTGACAGGACAATAGGAGGCAGGGTTCTGGTGACGAAGGCGAACAACACCGGTGCAGAGATCAGGAGGGTCTGA
- a CDS encoding DUF2953 domain-containing protein, with protein MSRAAMPPVLTVILLLIVIAVLLVLIAAIDIIFEAHGSSVYVEHKVTAHWLIFSRVISPSQDEDETVDEGIPDDVKEAERFVTERVTSYFQGTDEEVKKKKKMDMSFSEALQAFRQLRSPVVRLLKGIIFAMRVPYARINVTYGFPDPAYTGMVCGYACAVTGYLQTHPGNLDLQLEPDFMDSRLDVDMSGTVRIRLYRFIPVILMFILNRNVLRFSWKYLGSRRSKGGSKISEGSGVNL; from the coding sequence TTGTCAAGAGCAGCTATGCCACCTGTATTGACAGTGATACTGCTTCTTATCGTAATTGCAGTTCTGTTAGTCTTGATTGCTGCTATTGATATTATTTTTGAGGCACATGGCTCGTCTGTTTACGTGGAGCATAAGGTTACTGCCCACTGGCTTATTTTTTCCCGGGTCATCAGTCCGTCACAGGATGAAGATGAAACAGTTGACGAAGGGATACCTGATGATGTGAAGGAAGCAGAGAGGTTTGTGACAGAACGTGTAACTTCTTATTTCCAGGGAACTGATGAAGAGGTAAAGAAGAAAAAGAAGATGGATATGTCCTTTTCAGAGGCCTTGCAGGCTTTCAGGCAACTGAGGTCGCCTGTGGTCAGGCTGCTAAAGGGTATCATCTTCGCAATGAGGGTCCCTTATGCCAGGATCAATGTAACATATGGTTTTCCCGACCCTGCATATACTGGTATGGTATGTGGATATGCATGTGCAGTCACCGGATATCTTCAAACCCATCCCGGGAATCTGGACCTGCAACTGGAACCGGATTTCATGGATTCCAGACTTGATGTTGATATGTCGGGAACCGTCCGTATAAGATTGTATCGATTCATCCCTGTAATCCTTATGTTCATCCTGAACCGGAATGTCCTGCGTTTCTCCTGGAAATACCTTGGGTCCAGGAGGTCCAAAGGGGGATCAAAAATATCCGAAGGATCAGGTGTTAATCTTTAA
- a CDS encoding spore germination protein GerW family protein produces the protein MSLEDLMKEVSGELERLVSTKTVVGEAMVVGETTIIPVTKVSFGFGTGGGEGKKKGEEEGFGGGGGAGAKIEPVAFIVISPEGTKLMTLSGQTDFGKILESVPGLIAKVKSMKKCKTEECSEEGSEPGEGTDESSED, from the coding sequence ATGTCACTTGAAGACCTGATGAAAGAAGTATCTGGAGAACTTGAAAGACTTGTAAGCACAAAGACCGTTGTCGGGGAGGCTATGGTCGTAGGTGAGACCACAATCATCCCCGTAACCAAGGTATCATTCGGATTTGGTACCGGTGGCGGAGAGGGCAAGAAGAAAGGTGAGGAAGAAGGCTTTGGCGGCGGTGGCGGTGCTGGTGCCAAGATCGAACCTGTTGCATTCATAGTGATCTCGCCGGAAGGCACAAAGCTGATGACCTTATCCGGTCAGACAGACTTCGGTAAGATACTGGAATCCGTTCCTGGACTTATCGCGAAGGTCAAGTCTATGAAGAAATGCAAGACGGAGGAATGTTCTGAGGAAGGTTCTGAACCCGGCGAAGGGACAGATGAGTCTTCTGAAGACTGA
- a CDS encoding ATP-dependent DNA helicase, with amino-acid sequence MSGKTGYMRYFPKDTCYPNQQDAMDKIHASLINKEIILFEGACGTGKTLSALAPSLNVAKQLQKTVIIATNVHQQMVQFINEAREIKQTNELKAVVLKGKATMCPDETDYEECRLKRENTFDLMETERELVLKKQEMKSAFENYKKTKDPALVALRDALSKELDVAEEKSKELRKRSCNYLYEVLRYDGEAFRQWLFEDVRSPEEVNEYAFQKGMCGYELLKRELKNAELVICNFHHVLNSDIFMTVLKWLEKEPQDVIVIFDEAHNIESAARSHSSITITEHTLEKAIAEIEANLDQMPDGGIHNLLKMLNNVMRDIYNSRFKFGERERVGRHWYDMRISDPYERNDMVRGKFLKLAKEAGFGEEEEIQRVLSEASEFGAMLDENYREQYKKGLSAVLKRSHIRYAADFLSAYLVLSNNLNYYPVLNVRRDLNDEIYGRIELFTCIPKNVTEPLFDSVFSAVLMSATLRPFEMVKSTLGIARTTCELSYGTSFPEDRRLTLSVSVPPLFAKTRDDPQTLQAIEEVLFDAVEQTQGNVIIFFQSSFEARRYYSKLESRVDVPVFLDEVGVSSQEVREDFFRIGESDGKAVLVSYLWGTLSEGIDYRDGRGRTVIIVGVGYPALNDRMNAVESAYDHTFGYGAGWEFAVQVPTIRKIRQAMGRVVRSPVDYGVRILLDGRFTTDAPKKFGKFSVFEMFPDDERDEFIDVEPEKVKYSLMNFFQDNAE; translated from the coding sequence ATGAGCGGCAAGACCGGATACATGAGGTATTTCCCAAAGGATACCTGCTACCCTAACCAGCAGGATGCAATGGATAAGATCCATGCTTCTCTCATTAATAAGGAGATCATACTTTTTGAAGGGGCATGTGGTACAGGCAAGACCCTTAGTGCCCTGGCACCTTCACTCAATGTGGCAAAGCAACTCCAGAAGACAGTAATTATTGCCACCAATGTCCATCAGCAGATGGTGCAGTTCATCAATGAGGCCCGCGAGATAAAACAGACCAACGAGCTGAAGGCCGTGGTCCTGAAGGGCAAGGCCACCATGTGTCCCGATGAGACCGATTATGAGGAATGCAGGCTCAAAAGGGAAAATACCTTTGATCTCATGGAGACCGAGAGGGAACTGGTCCTTAAGAAGCAGGAGATGAAATCCGCCTTTGAGAACTACAAAAAGACAAAGGACCCTGCACTCGTAGCTCTGAGGGATGCCCTTTCAAAGGAGCTTGATGTTGCAGAGGAGAAGTCCAAAGAGCTTCGTAAGCGCTCCTGTAACTATCTGTATGAGGTACTGCGCTATGATGGTGAGGCTTTCCGCCAGTGGCTGTTCGAGGATGTCCGCAGTCCCGAAGAAGTGAACGAATATGCATTCCAGAAGGGGATGTGCGGTTATGAACTTCTCAAACGCGAGCTCAAGAATGCTGAGCTTGTGATATGCAATTTCCATCATGTACTGAATTCAGATATATTCATGACCGTGCTCAAATGGCTGGAGAAAGAGCCACAGGATGTCATCGTCATCTTTGACGAGGCACATAATATAGAGTCCGCTGCAAGGTCACACTCATCCATCACAATTACAGAGCACACACTGGAGAAGGCTATCGCTGAGATCGAGGCGAATCTGGACCAGATGCCTGACGGTGGTATCCACAACCTGCTCAAGATGCTCAACAATGTGATGCGGGATATCTACAATTCACGTTTCAAGTTCGGTGAACGTGAGAGGGTCGGAAGGCACTGGTATGATATGCGTATCAGTGACCCCTATGAGCGTAATGATATGGTCCGGGGCAAGTTCCTTAAACTCGCAAAGGAAGCAGGTTTCGGTGAAGAGGAGGAGATACAGAGAGTTCTCTCTGAGGCGAGCGAGTTCGGTGCAATGTTAGATGAGAACTATCGGGAACAGTACAAGAAAGGTCTGTCCGCTGTCCTGAAACGCTCACACATACGTTATGCTGCAGATTTCCTTTCAGCATATCTTGTACTTTCCAATAACCTGAACTATTATCCGGTGCTCAACGTGAGGCGTGACCTCAACGATGAGATATACGGAAGGATAGAACTTTTCACATGTATTCCAAAGAACGTGACCGAGCCTTTATTCGATTCGGTCTTTTCGGCCGTGCTCATGTCGGCCACACTGCGTCCTTTCGAAATGGTCAAGTCCACTCTGGGAATCGCGAGGACCACCTGCGAACTTTCCTACGGGACATCGTTCCCTGAGGACAGGAGGTTGACACTATCTGTTTCAGTGCCTCCTCTCTTTGCCAAGACAAGGGATGACCCGCAGACCCTGCAGGCTATCGAGGAGGTTCTTTTTGATGCCGTGGAGCAGACACAGGGTAATGTCATAATCTTCTTCCAGAGCTCCTTCGAGGCAAGGAGATACTACAGCAAACTTGAATCAAGGGTTGATGTTCCTGTCTTCCTTGATGAGGTAGGTGTCTCATCCCAGGAAGTGAGGGAGGATTTCTTCAGGATCGGTGAGTCAGACGGGAAGGCTGTACTGGTCTCATATCTCTGGGGAACTCTCAGCGAGGGGATCGACTATCGCGATGGCAGGGGCAGGACAGTTATTATAGTAGGTGTCGGTTATCCGGCACTTAACGACAGGATGAATGCGGTGGAATCCGCATACGACCATACTTTCGGGTATGGTGCGGGCTGGGAATTCGCTGTACAGGTCCCAACCATTCGCAAGATACGTCAGGCAATGGGAAGGGTCGTGCGCTCTCCTGTTGATTATGGTGTAAGGATACTTCTTGATGGAAGGTTCACCACGGATGCACCAAAGAAGTTCGGAAAATTCTCTGTATTCGAGATGTTCCCTGATGATGAAAGGGATGAGTTCATCGATGTAGAGCCTGAGAAGGTCAAGTATTCACTGATGAACTTCTTCCAGGATAATGCAGAATAA
- a CDS encoding type IV pilin N-terminal domain-containing protein — translation MKKQILKLLVHRNGVSPVIGVILMLVLTILLAGITVTAVYGADAVSSLKKAPMASIEVEHAEGSAASQVAYDKSFIHLVHMGGDPLDARSTRIIITGEGSAYEGVVPTGTRHNGNILISYDNLLFNGKESAYASRNPALSDGMWSAGEILILNGPDAISSGPASTVSVSINEVMDTANNYGLKEDSWLTVKIFDKDTQRIISESECLVHLPD, via the coding sequence GTGAAAAAACAAATTTTAAAACTCCTTGTTCACAGAAATGGGGTGTCACCGGTGATTGGTGTGATCCTGATGCTGGTGCTTACCATTCTATTGGCAGGGATCACTGTCACAGCGGTATATGGTGCTGATGCGGTCTCTTCTTTGAAGAAGGCTCCAATGGCTTCCATTGAAGTGGAGCATGCAGAGGGTAGTGCAGCTAGTCAGGTAGCTTATGATAAGAGTTTCATCCATTTGGTGCACATGGGTGGTGATCCATTGGATGCCAGATCTACAAGGATAATAATTACAGGGGAAGGGAGTGCTTATGAAGGCGTAGTTCCGACTGGAACCCGTCATAATGGTAATATTCTCATCAGTTACGATAACCTTCTTTTCAATGGAAAGGAATCTGCATATGCTTCCAGAAATCCTGCCCTTTCTGATGGTATGTGGTCGGCAGGTGAGATCCTGATCCTTAACGGACCAGATGCTATCAGTAGTGGACCAGCTTCTACTGTATCTGTGAGTATAAATGAGGTTATGGATACAGCCAACAACTATGGCCTGAAAGAGGATAGTTGGCTCACAGTAAAGATTTTCGATAAGGATACGCAACGTATTATCTCTGAATCCGAATGTCTGGTCCATCTTCCGGATTGA
- a CDS encoding 4Fe-4S binding protein: protein MVAIITVDECVGCGTCIDECPAEAITLNGDNIAVVEAGECLDCAACVDVCPTDAIAME from the coding sequence ATGGTAGCAATTATTACTGTCGATGAATGTGTCGGTTGCGGAACATGTATAGATGAATGCCCAGCAGAGGCAATTACACTCAACGGCGACAACATCGCAGTCGTAGAAGCAGGCGAGTGCCTTGACTGCGCTGCATGTGTCGATGTCTGCCCAACAGACGCAATCGCAATGGAATAA
- the pyrH gene encoding UMP kinase — MLIILSVGGSILAKELKPDSFLGYAEALKELAREHEIVVVTGGGAAARDYISVARSTGANEVECDYIGIDITRLNAKLLISALGDAAYPEPPKDYKEAQDVLSSGKIIVMGGVIPGQTTDAVAAILTEYLRADLLVISTAVDGVYSADPREDPEAVKYETMTAKELVNTVMATEMKAGSKSPVDPLAAKIIERCNIETIVMEGSDPQNVLRVISEESKKSGDKKGVDLGTRIVN, encoded by the coding sequence ATGTTAATCATATTATCAGTCGGTGGATCAATACTGGCAAAAGAACTTAAACCGGATAGTTTTCTGGGATATGCTGAGGCACTCAAGGAGCTTGCCAGAGAGCATGAGATAGTCGTAGTGACCGGCGGCGGTGCTGCTGCAAGGGATTACATCAGCGTGGCCCGCAGTACCGGAGCCAATGAGGTCGAATGCGATTACATAGGCATCGACATAACACGTCTGAATGCAAAACTGCTCATATCCGCACTTGGTGACGCTGCATACCCCGAGCCACCAAAGGACTATAAAGAGGCGCAGGACGTACTCTCTTCAGGAAAGATCATAGTCATGGGTGGGGTCATCCCCGGACAGACCACAGATGCAGTTGCAGCTATACTCACAGAGTACCTGAGGGCCGACCTTCTGGTCATATCAACAGCAGTCGATGGAGTATATTCTGCAGACCCACGTGAGGACCCCGAAGCTGTCAAGTATGAGACAATGACTGCAAAAGAACTCGTAAATACCGTGATGGCAACAGAGATGAAGGCAGGATCGAAATCACCTGTGGACCCTCTTGCTGCAAAGATAATCGAGCGCTGCAACATTGAGACAATAGTTATGGAAGGCAGTGACCCTCAGAATGTCCTCAGAGTGATCTCAGAGGAAAGTAAGAAAAGCGGGGACAAAAAAGGTGTAGACCTTGGAACCCGTATAGTGAACTAA
- a CDS encoding isocitrate/isopropylmalate dehydrogenase family protein has protein sequence MTQYKIPVIPGDGIGPEIIAEGRKVIDAAGEKFGFDVDWVEFPHGADHYLETGELISEDSLKELSGYKGIYLGSIGDDRIAPGVLEKGILLAARFYFDQYINLRPIKLLDGVWCPIKDKTPADIDFTVVRENTEDFYIGIGGRAKSGTSKDLLEVHRTLYNAKFGLDIETDSEEIGYQVGMISKEGTQRVINYAFDLAEKSKKHVSSVDKANVLSDIYGFWREEFNAIAEKHPDVTTDFNYVDAMTMWFVKNPEWFDVVVTPNMFGDIITDLGAMVQGGLGLAPGGNINPEGTSMFEPIHGSAPKYKGQNKVNPIATIWAGAMLIEQMGEKEAADAIVSAIETNIRDAKVQTYDMGGSAGTSDVGDDIARIVLGK, from the coding sequence ATGACACAGTATAAAATACCTGTAATTCCAGGAGACGGTATAGGACCTGAGATCATTGCTGAAGGACGTAAGGTAATCGATGCTGCAGGTGAGAAATTCGGTTTCGATGTTGACTGGGTTGAGTTCCCACACGGAGCAGACCACTATCTTGAAACAGGGGAACTTATCTCTGAGGATTCCCTGAAAGAGCTTTCAGGCTACAAGGGAATCTATCTTGGTTCCATTGGAGACGACAGGATCGCACCTGGTGTACTTGAGAAAGGTATCCTGCTTGCTGCAAGGTTCTACTTCGACCAGTACATCAATCTGCGCCCAATAAAACTTCTTGATGGCGTATGGTGCCCTATCAAGGACAAGACTCCTGCAGACATTGACTTTACAGTTGTCAGGGAAAATACCGAGGACTTCTATATCGGAATCGGCGGACGTGCAAAGTCAGGCACAAGCAAGGACCTTCTTGAGGTTCACAGAACACTTTACAACGCAAAGTTCGGTCTTGACATCGAGACTGACAGTGAGGAGATCGGTTACCAGGTAGGTATGATCTCAAAGGAAGGCACACAGAGAGTTATCAACTATGCATTCGACCTTGCTGAGAAAAGCAAGAAGCATGTATCATCAGTTGACAAGGCAAACGTCCTTTCAGACATATACGGATTCTGGAGAGAGGAGTTCAATGCAATTGCTGAAAAGCATCCTGATGTCACTACAGACTTCAACTATGTTGATGCAATGACCATGTGGTTCGTCAAGAATCCTGAATGGTTCGATGTGGTTGTAACACCAAACATGTTCGGTGACATTATCACTGATCTTGGAGCAATGGTACAGGGCGGTCTTGGACTCGCACCTGGAGGAAACATCAACCCTGAAGGTACCAGTATGTTCGAGCCTATCCACGGTTCAGCACCAAAGTACAAGGGCCAGAACAAGGTCAATCCTATCGCAACTATCTGGGCAGGCGCTATGCTCATTGAACAGATGGGTGAGAAGGAAGCAGCAGATGCTATTGTCTCAGCTATCGAGACCAACATTCGTGATGCAAAGGTCCAGACATACGACATGGGTGGATCAGCAGGCACATCAGATGTTGGTGATGACATTGCAAGGATAGTCCTTGGAAAGTAA
- a CDS encoding 3-isopropylmalate dehydratase small subunit, which translates to MSGRVWKFGDDVDTDAVIPGRYLIMNTPEELAAHAFEGVRPEFPGEVKEGDIIVAGNNFGCGSSREHAPIALKGTKISCVIAKSFARIFFRNSINIGVALLECPDTDNIDDGDELDVDFASGVIKNVTKGEQYQATPLPEFVRGIMDAGGLIEYTRQII; encoded by the coding sequence ATGAGCGGAAGAGTCTGGAAATTCGGAGACGACGTTGATACTGATGCTGTAATTCCGGGAAGGTATTTGATCATGAATACTCCTGAGGAACTTGCAGCACATGCTTTTGAAGGTGTGAGACCTGAGTTCCCTGGTGAGGTCAAAGAAGGTGACATCATCGTTGCCGGTAACAATTTTGGATGCGGTTCTTCAAGAGAGCACGCTCCAATTGCATTGAAAGGAACAAAGATCAGCTGTGTGATCGCCAAGTCATTCGCACGTATCTTCTTCAGGAACTCCATCAACATCGGTGTTGCACTCCTTGAGTGCCCTGATACCGACAATATAGATGATGGAGATGAGCTTGATGTTGACTTTGCATCAGGTGTTATAAAGAACGTCACTAAGGGCGAACAGTATCAGGCAACACCTCTGCCTGAGTTCGTAAGGGGCATTATGGATGCCGGCGGACTGATCGAGTACACAAGACAGATCATCTGA
- a CDS encoding Lrp/AsnC family transcriptional regulator, translating into MVSKKDQLILSILQEGARTPISEIAKEVGLSENGVRYRLEKLEDEGYIKNYTVLLNPKKFGKSTFAIFNLEMEPKKMRDSIKKLMLIEEFIKIYQTTGQYSIKAFGLFNDEEELTNFINNRLLYEVPVRNYSIEIITKSIKDSIYLI; encoded by the coding sequence ATGGTCAGCAAAAAGGATCAACTCATATTGTCCATACTGCAAGAAGGAGCCAGGACACCGATATCAGAGATAGCAAAAGAGGTAGGTCTCAGCGAGAACGGGGTCAGATACAGACTCGAAAAGCTGGAAGATGAAGGATACATCAAGAACTATACAGTATTGCTGAACCCTAAGAAATTCGGAAAAAGTACCTTTGCGATCTTCAATCTTGAAATGGAACCAAAGAAGATGAGAGATAGCATCAAAAAACTGATGCTTATCGAAGAGTTCATCAAGATATACCAGACGACAGGCCAGTACTCTATTAAAGCATTCGGACTTTTTAATGATGAAGAGGAACTGACAAATTTCATTAACAATCGCCTTTTGTACGAGGTACCTGTCAGGAACTATAGTATAGAGATCATTACAAAGAGCATTAAGGACAGCATCTATCTTATCTGA
- the ablB gene encoding putative beta-lysine N-acetyltransferase encodes MYLKIPNVWREGTLSDQVIKIRKSVIQHGSLNDRVYLMKLSPEDYEELPSQVEGLAEENGYSKIFSKIPSSARNYFQSSGHVEEAHVPGMYNGNDAASFMAKFLSNERSREKVPDEVEAVLSNALSKLGRPKEVELSDDEECSICVEEDVEEMAGIYGKVFPSYPFPIQDPLYLLRTMHEDLIYFGIRKDGKLVAIASCEMDVQNRNVEMTDFATLPEFRGKGYSHYLLSKMEEKMREMDIITAYTIARARSYGMNTVFSRNSYVYAGTLVNNTNISGGIESMNVWYKRLDQIR; translated from the coding sequence TTGTACCTGAAGATACCGAACGTATGGAGAGAAGGAACGTTGAGTGATCAGGTTATTAAAATAAGGAAATCGGTCATCCAACATGGTTCTCTCAATGATCGTGTATATTTGATGAAACTTTCACCAGAGGACTATGAGGAATTGCCTTCTCAAGTGGAGGGTCTGGCTGAGGAGAACGGTTATTCAAAGATATTCTCTAAGATCCCCTCATCTGCAAGGAACTATTTCCAGAGCTCGGGTCATGTTGAAGAAGCCCATGTGCCAGGTATGTACAATGGTAATGATGCTGCCAGTTTCATGGCGAAGTTCCTTTCAAATGAACGTTCAAGGGAAAAGGTGCCTGATGAGGTCGAAGCGGTCCTGAGCAATGCCCTCTCAAAGCTCGGTCGTCCCAAAGAAGTGGAACTCTCGGATGATGAGGAGTGCTCTATATGTGTAGAAGAGGATGTTGAAGAAATGGCAGGGATATATGGTAAGGTATTCCCAAGTTATCCGTTCCCTATACAGGACCCTTTATATCTTCTAAGGACGATGCATGAGGATCTTATCTATTTTGGTATTAGAAAAGACGGGAAGCTTGTTGCTATAGCATCCTGTGAGATGGATGTTCAGAACAGAAATGTTGAGATGACAGATTTTGCAACATTGCCTGAATTCAGGGGTAAAGGATATTCTCATTATCTTCTGAGTAAGATGGAAGAAAAGATGCGGGAAATGGATATCATAACAGCGTATACGATCGCAAGGGCAAGATCATATGGTATGAATACAGTGTTCTCACGTAATTCCTACGTCTATGCAGGTACTCTTGTGAACAATACCAACATATCGGGTGGTATTGAAAGTATGAATGTCTGGTACAAACGACTTGATCAGATAAGATAG